One Novipirellula galeiformis genomic region harbors:
- a CDS encoding outer membrane protein assembly factor BamB family protein — protein MLHRSVALLTLSLILLATSGANSADPARHHRVLLQGNGKLAVVEANGQISWEMPWQGIHDLHVLPNGNYLTLQNGNQVVEINPQTKAVVWRYEAAKRNGNEGKRIEVHATQWIDDDRIMIAESGAARIIEIDRQGNLLTEIPFVVEHPNAHSDTRLVRKLETGNYLVAHEADGAVREYERETGTVVWEYKVPMFDREAKGGHGPEAFGNRLFAAIRRPNGNTLIATGNGHSVLEVTPDKQIAWQIHQNDLPSIRLAWVTTLELLENGNITLGNCHAGPGQPQIVELDPETKKVRWTFQRYADFGNNVSNTLLLDQSPTSRR, from the coding sequence ATGCTCCATCGCTCGGTCGCTTTGCTAACGCTTAGCCTCATCTTGCTCGCCACTTCCGGAGCCAATAGCGCCGATCCTGCTCGCCATCATCGCGTGCTACTGCAAGGCAACGGAAAGCTTGCCGTCGTTGAAGCGAATGGCCAAATCAGCTGGGAAATGCCTTGGCAGGGGATCCACGATCTGCACGTTTTGCCTAACGGCAACTACTTGACGCTGCAAAACGGCAACCAGGTTGTGGAGATTAACCCCCAGACCAAAGCGGTCGTTTGGCGATACGAGGCTGCAAAACGCAATGGCAATGAAGGCAAACGCATTGAAGTCCATGCCACTCAATGGATCGACGACGATCGCATCATGATCGCGGAATCGGGTGCCGCTCGAATCATCGAGATCGATCGCCAAGGAAACCTGCTCACTGAAATCCCGTTTGTCGTCGAACACCCCAACGCCCATTCAGATACCCGCTTGGTGCGCAAACTCGAAACGGGGAACTATCTGGTCGCTCATGAAGCCGATGGTGCGGTCCGGGAATATGAGCGTGAAACGGGAACCGTCGTCTGGGAATATAAAGTCCCGATGTTTGACCGCGAAGCCAAAGGGGGGCATGGCCCCGAAGCGTTTGGAAACCGCTTGTTCGCAGCGATTCGACGGCCCAATGGAAACACCCTCATTGCCACGGGAAATGGACACAGTGTTCTAGAGGTCACTCCCGACAAACAGATTGCGTGGCAAATCCATCAAAACGACTTGCCGTCGATTCGTTTAGCCTGGGTCACGACCTTGGAGTTGCTCGAAAACGGAAACATCACATTAGGCAACTGTCACGCAGGTCCCGGCCAGCCGCAAATCGTCGAACTCGATCCCGAAACCAAAAAGGTGCGCTGGACGTTCCAACGCTACGCTGACTTTGGAAACAATGTCTCCAACACGCTGTTGTTGGACCAATCGCCGACCAGCCGGCGCTAA
- a CDS encoding MBL fold metallo-hydrolase gives MQLQCLGTVGYHPNAQRHTSCYFLPESGILLDAGTGIFRLSSRIQSDSLDILLSHAHLDHTCGLTFLLDVLFETPVKSCRIWGEKAKLDAVRSHLFSDLIFPASLDAEWMEIDELDEFTIGDCLISYRTQDHPGGSVAYRLEWKNEQKQLVYATDNTGDTSEAMAAWGKRCDLLMQECYFRDSAAQWAQKTGHCWTSRVAEVAKGMSPKKLLITHVNPLDLSADPVDLETIRHQVDCPVILAEDEMIVDF, from the coding sequence ATGCAACTTCAATGCCTCGGTACGGTTGGCTATCATCCCAACGCCCAACGCCATACCTCGTGCTACTTCCTGCCGGAATCAGGGATTTTGTTGGATGCGGGAACGGGCATTTTTCGTTTGTCATCGCGAATTCAGTCCGATTCGCTCGATATCTTGCTCAGCCACGCACATCTCGATCACACCTGTGGTTTAACCTTTCTGTTGGATGTGTTGTTCGAAACGCCAGTCAAATCGTGCCGCATCTGGGGCGAGAAAGCAAAGCTCGACGCCGTTCGCAGCCACTTATTTTCCGATTTGATCTTTCCTGCATCGCTCGACGCGGAGTGGATGGAGATCGATGAGCTAGACGAGTTCACGATCGGAGACTGCTTGATCTCGTATCGCACTCAAGATCATCCAGGCGGCAGCGTGGCCTATCGTTTGGAGTGGAAGAACGAGCAGAAACAATTGGTCTATGCGACGGACAATACCGGTGACACCAGCGAAGCGATGGCGGCTTGGGGCAAACGGTGTGACCTGCTGATGCAGGAATGCTATTTTCGCGATTCTGCCGCCCAGTGGGCTCAGAAAACCGGCCACTGCTGGACCAGTCGCGTCGCCGAAGTGGCGAAAGGCATGAGTCCCAAGAAATTATTGATCACGCATGTCAATCCACTCGACTTGTCCGCCGACCCGGTCGATCTCGAAACGATCCGCCACCAAGTCGATTGCCCCGTCATTCTTGCCGAAGATGAAATGATCGTGGACTTCTAA
- the nusB gene encoding transcription antitermination factor NusB, whose product MSTRRRAREIVLQLLYEADVNDPRDDDSARQFIRSRLQGRKALTEFAYKLLSGTLEHRSDVDAHLSKLATHWTLPRMAVTDRNVLRLGGYEILYGDTPGRVAVNEAILLAKRYGDKNSPRFVNGVLDRLYKDFEAQQTQQAKEARS is encoded by the coding sequence ATGTCCACTCGCCGCCGTGCCCGCGAGATCGTATTGCAGCTGCTTTACGAGGCGGACGTCAACGATCCTCGCGATGATGACTCCGCTAGGCAATTTATTCGCTCGCGTTTGCAAGGACGTAAAGCCTTGACCGAGTTTGCTTACAAACTTTTGAGCGGAACCCTCGAGCATCGCAGCGATGTCGATGCCCATCTCAGTAAACTTGCGACCCATTGGACCTTGCCCCGAATGGCCGTGACCGACCGGAACGTGTTACGGCTGGGAGGCTACGAAATCCTCTACGGCGACACGCCTGGACGCGTAGCCGTGAACGAAGCGATCTTGTTGGCCAAACGCTACGGCGATAAAAACAGCCCGCGATTCGTCAATGGAGTGCTCGACCGACTCTACAAAGATTTCGAAGCACAACAAACGCAGCAAGCCAAAGAAGCCCGCAGCTAG
- a CDS encoding serine/threonine-protein kinase, translating into MKSPEFLGPYRVGETLGRGGMGAVYVGVHERTGEKVAVKLIAAHVADEPRFRRRFDAEVETLKRLRHEGIVRLIGYGEEQGQLFYSMELVEGESLQQRIRRQKKLDWQTTIDIAIEICAALKHAHDFGVIHRDLKPANLILSNAGKVKLVDFGIAKLFGFGEQTMAGSILGTADYMAPEQADSSGVSVRTDLYALGSVSYAMLTGRPPFPGKRTTEVVEALRRDRPVPLELIDPELPEALVELVHQLLEKDPADRPPTSLSVMNRLKAMRAGLLHQQTLHAGSLPTEPGVSAPDHSNAEKTDALLDKTGAGDLDTTGISAADPPRAASPNPSSDSRKTVNLVHKTKVTPADSRFEATIVSRNTAATVRPTDPGNDEATSTPTASRPTHFQSVEDEVASPQTSGAANASTSDHWKQAISISLMAAVLIAAGLLFFKATKQPTADDLYAIIADHAESENAAEAQREIAQFLTRFPEDPRFEMVQQLNRSLDLQRTLRRLGVQAKLGISPLSAAEQGFLDAMSDRQQDPAGTAARLTQWLAIYDTATLQTSPDEPFDNQLAEMVVLAKHEAAQLAERAPAIVIDPRAEELLDRIRRTVTAAPPETAIKTLRGIVQLHADQPWAEPAVEEAERWLQELEPQPPKQ; encoded by the coding sequence ATGAAATCTCCTGAATTCCTTGGCCCTTATCGCGTCGGAGAGACATTGGGTCGAGGTGGAATGGGGGCCGTTTACGTCGGCGTGCACGAACGCACGGGCGAAAAAGTCGCAGTCAAGCTGATCGCCGCCCACGTTGCCGATGAACCCCGCTTTCGGCGACGTTTTGATGCCGAAGTGGAAACGCTCAAACGTCTCCGCCACGAGGGAATCGTCCGGCTGATCGGTTACGGCGAAGAGCAGGGCCAATTGTTCTATTCCATGGAACTTGTCGAAGGGGAGTCGCTTCAACAGCGGATTCGTCGCCAGAAAAAACTGGATTGGCAAACCACAATCGATATCGCGATCGAGATTTGTGCGGCACTGAAACACGCTCACGATTTCGGGGTCATTCACCGCGATTTAAAACCGGCTAATTTGATTTTGTCGAACGCCGGGAAAGTCAAACTGGTCGACTTCGGCATTGCCAAATTATTCGGTTTTGGCGAACAAACGATGGCGGGATCGATTCTGGGGACCGCCGACTACATGGCGCCCGAGCAAGCCGACAGCAGTGGGGTTTCGGTGCGCACCGACCTGTATGCACTCGGTAGCGTTTCTTACGCGATGTTAACCGGTCGACCTCCTTTTCCAGGCAAACGGACGACCGAAGTGGTCGAGGCACTGCGTCGCGATCGCCCAGTACCGCTCGAATTGATCGATCCCGAATTGCCGGAGGCGCTTGTCGAGCTCGTCCACCAATTGCTTGAAAAGGATCCTGCCGACCGGCCACCGACGTCGCTGTCGGTGATGAATCGCTTGAAGGCGATGCGGGCCGGACTGCTACATCAACAAACCCTTCACGCCGGTTCGTTACCCACCGAGCCCGGCGTCTCCGCCCCAGATCACTCCAACGCCGAAAAAACGGACGCCTTGCTGGACAAAACTGGCGCCGGGGATCTCGATACGACGGGCATCAGCGCCGCGGATCCACCACGAGCCGCTTCGCCGAATCCGTCGAGCGATTCACGCAAGACCGTCAACTTGGTCCACAAGACGAAAGTCACGCCAGCCGATTCGCGATTCGAAGCGACGATCGTCTCACGCAATACCGCCGCAACGGTTCGCCCGACCGACCCAGGAAACGACGAAGCGACGTCGACTCCGACGGCAAGCCGCCCCACTCACTTTCAATCGGTCGAGGACGAGGTCGCCTCCCCCCAAACCTCGGGAGCCGCCAACGCGTCGACCAGCGATCATTGGAAACAAGCCATCTCCATTTCGTTGATGGCAGCCGTCTTGATCGCTGCGGGGCTGTTGTTTTTCAAAGCGACCAAGCAACCCACCGCGGACGATCTCTACGCAATCATTGCCGATCACGCCGAATCCGAGAACGCTGCCGAAGCTCAACGTGAAATCGCTCAATTTCTGACGCGGTTTCCTGAGGACCCACGCTTCGAAATGGTTCAACAGTTAAACCGATCATTGGATTTACAACGCACGCTAAGACGATTGGGGGTGCAAGCCAAGCTGGGCATTTCGCCACTCTCCGCTGCCGAGCAGGGCTTTCTCGATGCCATGAGCGATCGCCAACAAGATCCCGCTGGGACGGCGGCACGCCTAACTCAATGGCTGGCAATCTACGACACCGCCACGCTGCAAACCTCCCCCGATGAGCCGTTCGACAACCAACTGGCGGAGATGGTTGTGTTGGCGAAGCACGAAGCGGCACAGCTTGCCGAGCGCGCTCCTGCGATTGTGATCGACCCCAGGGCGGAGGAATTGCTCGATCGCATTCGCCGCACCGTCACCGCAGCACCCCCGGAAACCGCCATCAAGACGCTCCGCGGGATTGTCCAACTGCATGCCGATCAGCCGTGGGCCGAGCCAGCGGTCGAAGAAGCGGAACGCTGGCTGCAAGAATTAGAGCCCCAACCGCCCAAGCAATAA